The DNA region ataTTCACCACCGTCTTGTTAGTGGACTCGGCTTGACTGTTTGATTGGGGATGCCGCGGTGCTGAATAGGAGAGTTTGATGTTCCAGTCCTTGCAGAACTTTCGGAAGTTGTAGCTCGTGAACTGGGGTCTGTTGTCTGTGACGATTTCATGACAGGTTCTgaagcgtgtgatcacgttggtccataggaatttcctgatctggagatccgttatcttggctagtgcttcagcttccacCCATTTTGTGAAGTAATCGGTCACGACTAGGAGGAAGATCTTTTTCCCCGGTGTCACGGAAAATTTCcccacgatgtccatgccccactttCGAAAGGGCTAAGGAGCGCTTAgagatttgaggttctctggtggaagaTTGGATACTGGcgcgtgcttctggcattggTTACATAGTTTAgcttgtttgagggagtccctTGCCATGGTTGGCCAGTAGTACCCAGCCCTTCTGGCTCTGAGTACCAAGCTTCGACCACTGGAGTGAGAACCACACTCTCCCTCGTGGAGTTCTTCTAGTATCttggcggcttctctaggggtaagaCATCGTAGATAAGGTCCTGAAAAGGATCTTCGGTATAGTTTCCCTTCGGAAAGGCAGTACCTGGCGGCTTACCTCCTTATTTTCCGACTTTCGTCTCGATCTGCAGGCAAGGTGTCGTATCTCAGGTAGCTAATGATGGgagtcatccaggtctctccttcATCTACTACGAATACTTCCTCAGGCTCCGTCTCCTTTTTTTTGCGGGCCATTGGAGTACTagtagtgggatgctcatatgactcgtggtttctagggcggaccctagATTAGCTAGAGCGTCGGCTTGGGAATTGTGCTCCGTAGGGATCTGGGTGAGCTTACATTGTCAGAACCTGTTGAGTAGTCGTTTATCCACTGATAGGTACCTGATCATACTCGGATCTTTCGCCTGGTAGTCTCCTTGGACCTGGCTTATGATCAATTGTgagtcgctgaagacctggatgtcTTATACTCCCATCTGTTTAGCGAGTGTCAGCCCTGCTATTAGAGTTTTGTACACAGCCTCgttgtttgtttctttaaagttgcatcgtacggcccttgaggctgattccccTGTAGGGGAAGTTAGGACTACTCCCACGCTTGTACCCCTTACGTTACTAGACCCATCAATGTACAGCGTCCATTCGCCTTTCTCTCCTTCGCTATCacgaagctttacctcttgttccagggctggaagcatggcaggagagaattcGGCTACAAAATCTGCTAGGACTTGTGATTTGATGGCCGTTGCAGGTCGGAAGATCACATCGTACTCTCccagctctatggcccattttgctagtcgtccagacacttcCGGCTTGTGAAGGACTGCTTTGATGGGGAAAGAGGTGACCAccacgatttgatgagcctggaagtaggggcgTAGCTTTCGAACCGCATTAACTAAAGCGAAGACCAGCTTCTCAGggtgactatagcgggtctccgcgtctagCAGCGATTTTCTCACATAGTAGATATGATGTTGCTTCCTTCCTTCCTCCCTTACCAGGACCGCACTGACTGCATGCTCTGATACTGCCAAATATAGCAATAGGACTTCCCCTTCCAAGGCTTTGAGAGGAGAGGcggagtagtgagataggccttgagatcggatagggctCACTCACATTTAtcggtccattggaagtccttggggtccttcaaggtttcgAAGAAGGCGTGCGACTTGTCGGACaatctggagatgaacctaCTCAGGGCAGTCATCCTCCCTGTTAGTCTTTGAACCTTCTTGACATTAcgaggggaaggtatcacctgGATTGCTCTTACCTGCTCCgggtttacttcaatgcccctgtgggtgactataTACCCCAGGAACTTCCCAGAGCTTACCCCAAAtgagcactttgaagggttaagcttcatgttgtacctcctgagagtggtgaaggcttgttgaagGTGTGAGATATGGTCCTCAGCGTCTAGGGATTTCaccagcatatcatcaatatagacctccatggtctgTCCTATCtggtcggcgaacatcatgttgacaagccttTGATAGGTCGAACCTGCATTCTTTAATCCGAAAGGCATGACCTTGTAACAATACATGCCCCTTGAGGTCATAAACAAGGTCTTCTATTGATCGtcaggatgcattaggatctggttatatccggagaatgcatccatgaaactcatcagctgatgaccagcagttgcatcgactagcttgtcgatgtgaggcaagGAAAAAGGGTCTTTAGGACAGGATTTGTTGAGGTCCGTGAggtcgatacagactctccacttcccattcttcttcctaaCGACCACTACATTAGCCAGCCATTCTGGAtattgcacctctcgtatgaatccggcATCCAGTAGATTTTTGACCTCTTAGTTGATTATTTCGTCCCTTTCGAGGGCGAACTTCCTCTTCTTCTGTCTGACAGGGGGATGCATTGGATCTACTTGAAGTTGATGCATGATGACGCCGGGATCAATTCTAGGCATGTCCTCATGGGACCAGGCGAAGCAATCAGAATTGGATCTCAAGAAGTCGACCAATCTCCTTCTTAGCCCTTCTggaagcttggagcctatcttcAAGTTTCGACCCAAGTTCCCTTCTACGAGTGGAACCTCATCCATCTCCTCCACTTCCGGCTCTTCAGTATGCGgggccggaagcttcttctgtaattgctataagacctgGGTCTTTCCCTTTAGGGTAGTCTGATAGCAGGACCTGGCATTTTCTGATCTCCCTTGACCCCTTTAATGCCCCAGGGAGTTGGAAACTTGACCAGTTGATGCAGAGTcgaaggtacggctcccatgtcgtggatccaaggccttcctaGTATCACGTTATACGATGAAGGGCAGTCTGACGAAAAAGGTGTATTAAATTGTCAATGGATCGCAATTACAGAGATATTTATAGGATGTGAGATTAGGGTTTCAAGTTCGAATCTCAAAAAAGGAATCAATGAGTAGATCCGATAAACATATTAAGGAAAGGATTTCAGGAAGGATATTTAGGGAGGATGAGATTTTTGAAAAGCGTTGCTAAGATTTCGCAGAGAGAATGTATGTGTATCGAGTGTAATCGAGAAATGATAACAAAATAGATTAGGGTTTTAAAACAAATGGGGTTTCCGGTGTAACCAATCGAGTGTTTGGTTTTcacccgacccgaaccgataCCCATTCTACCAAATTATTTGACCCGATTGGTTTTTTAAGAGGATCTGAAACGATTTAATCGGaccgggttcggttcgggttatCGGGTATCAAATTATTTGCCCAGGTCTAGTTTGGATAGTAATCAATAAACCTTTTGGTCcaaaaaaaagatgaatttCCACCGCTAAGGCACTAACAAACAGATCAGATTCGATAATTTGTTTGAGTAGATCAAAAGTTAATCTCGCATTAActgttttgtatttgtttcttcTGTCACGCATTAAAATTGTATTCAATCTAATCCTTTCCACTTTTTCCTTTcaagttttaacaaaaaaaaaagaaacgtttACATTTCGGTCAAAATGAATCTGTTCAGCTTTGTTGGCTAGATGCACTTTGGAAACCCCATTGTCTTCATCAAGCCTCTATTAAAGATTTGAGACGATGCACTAGTAAATCTAAATCCTAATGCTACCGGCTATTAGCAGTTAAGACGGTCACCGTAATTATTAGCAACACCGAGAAAGCGTCCAGATTCATAGTTTGCAAAAAAGGGCGTATCCGGTAATCTCCTCAAAAGTCATTTTCCACAAAACTCGTTTATTTGTTCGTTCTTCGTCCTTGCTTTCTTATCAAACACCacagaaaacagaaaacaaaaagcgAAACATAATCGCCTTCTCCATTAaagctctctctttctctccctgTAAGATTCGTGTTCCAATTTGTATGGATTTGAGTGGTTCTGattctaaattttcatttggGTTTGGTTGTTCCCACGCATCATCAATGTCTCCGACTCCGAGAATCCCGATTGCTGACGATTCGATTAACCTACAAGTCGATCCGAGTTTCCGATCATCGCCGGCCACTTTCTCTCCGATCCCGTTGCAGTTACTCGAACAGAAAGTGGCGGTgcagaaggaggaggaggagacaccaaaaaagaaagatgaaaaggaGGACGAGCACTTCAGAATCTTAGGCCACCACATGTGTCTCAAACGGCAACGAGACTGTCCGCTTCTCCTAGCTCAATCCAAACATCCGAGGAGAACAATCGCCGGAGGAGACACGGATCTCGAATCGAGACGTGCTGCTGTTCGTGCTTGGGGAGACCAGCCTCTTCATCTGGCGGACCCGGACATCCACGAGATCATGGACAAGGAGAAGCAAAGGCAAACGAAAGGAATCGAGCTGATTGCTTCCGAGAACTTCGTGTGTCGAGCTGTCATGGAAGCTTTGGGAAGTCACTTGACCAACAAGTACTCCGAAGGCATGCCTGGAGCCAGATACTACACTGGGAATCAATACATCGACCAGATTGAGAATCTCTGTATCTCAAGAGCTCTTAACGCCTTTGGTCTTGAATCTGATAAATGGGGTGTTAATGTTCAGCCTTATTCTTGTACCTCTGCCAATTTCGCCGTCTACACCGCTCTTTTGCTTCCCGGTGAGCGCATCATGAGTTATTCGGATACTACTTTTTGGAACGGATCCAGTTCGGTTAttcggattcggatttttttgTCCAGGCCTAATTCACACCCATACTTCCATGTGAGTCACAAAAAGATCCAACCAAAGACCAAATAATTAAGAAACAATGATGAtctaatccaaaaaaaaaaaaaatctgtagaaACACATAATACTCTGGATACATGGAACTAAATATGATACCCTGTGAATGTGATCTAGCTAATAAGACAATGAATACATGAAACTAAATATGATATGCGATTGTTCTACGAGTATTAAACGGATGAAAAAAGGAGATCATAGCCAGAATTCAGATTATTTTATGGTTTCGTAAGAGATTCAACCTACAATTTGTCTAGATATTACACTTTTAAGACAgtgtaaggaaaaaaaaaacaaacgttCGAGTACAAAATAATGAAGTCACTTAATCAAAGCACGAAAATTAACCTATAAATCCCAACACATTACCCGAATTCAGAATTGAAAAACTAAGTAGTCAGAAGAAGACTAAATACTAAATACCTCTGATAAATTACTTTCTGACGAAGAAGGTGTACTGGATTGTCAATGGATCGCAATTGCGGAGACATGGAGGTAGGATTAGGGTTTCAAGTTCGAATCTGAGAAAAGAATCAATGAGTAGATCCGATAAACAGATTAATAAAATGATTCCGGGAAGGATATTTAGGGAGGATGAGATTTTTGAAAAGTATTGCTAAGATTTTGCAGAGAGAATCTATGTGTATCGAATGTAATCGggaaataataacaaaaaggattagggttttttttaaatggggTTTTGGGTGTAACCAATCGGGTGTTCATTTGGTTTTTTAAGAGGACATCCATTCTACCAAATTATTTGACCCAATCGATTTTTTAAGAGGAtccaaacccgatccgaaccggtTTAATTGTATCAGATTCGGTTTGGGTTATCGAATATCAGATTATTTGCCAAGGCCAGTTTGGATAGTAGTCAATAAATCTTTTGGTTGACAGACTAACACGCGGTGCGAGACGTTCCCGTTCTACTATGATTTATGTCGATTCTAGGCTTCCGATTGGTTTTCTGAATCGAAAGAGCCTACATCATAGTTACTTacattgttgtaaaaaaaaaaccttttggTCGAAAAATATGAATTTCCAGCACTAAGGCACTAACAAACAGATCAGATTCGATAATTTGTTTGAGTAGATCAAAAGTTAATCTCGCATTAActgttttgtatttgtttcttcTGTCACGCATTAAAATTGTATTCAATCTAATCCTTTCCACTTTTTCCTTTcaagttttaacaaaaaaaaaagaaacgtttACATTTCGGTCAAAATGAATCTGTTCAGCTTTGTTGGCTAGATGCACTTTGGAAACCCCATTGTCTTCATCAAGCCTCTATTAAAGATTTGAGACGATGCACTAGTAAATCTAAATCCTAATGCTACCGGCTATTAGCAGTTAAGACGGTCACCGTAATTATTAGCAACACCGAGAAAGCGTCCAGATTCATAGTTTGCAAAAAAGGGCGTATCCGGTAATCTCCTCAAAAGTCATTTTCCACAAAACTCGTTTATTTGTTCGTTCTTCGTCCTTGCTTTCTTATCAAACACCacagaaaacagaaaacaaaaagcgAAACATAATCGCCTTCTCCATTAaagctctctctttctctccctgTAAGATTCGTGTTCCAATTTTGTATGGATTTGAGTGGTTCTGattctaaattttcatttggGTTTGGTTGTTCGCACGCATCATCAATGTCTCCGACCCCGAGAATCCCGATTGCTGACGATTCGATTAACCTACAAGTCGATCCGAGTTTCCGATCATCGCCGGCCACGTTCTCCCCGATCCCGTTGCAGTTACTCGAACAGAAAGTGGCGGTgcagaaggaggaggaggagacaccaaaaaagaaagatgaaaaggaGGATGAGCACTTCAGAATCTTAGGTCACCACATGTGTCTCAAACGGCAACGAGACTGTCCGCTTCTCCTAGCTCAATCCAAACATCCGAGGAGAACAATCGTAGACACGGATCTTGAATCGAGACGTGCTGCTGTTCGTGCTTGGGGAGACCAGCCTCTTCATCTGGCGGACCCGGACATCCACGAGATCATGGACAAGGAGAAGCAAAGGCAGACGAAAGGAATCGAGCTGATTGCTTCCGAGAACTTCGTGTGTCGAGCTGTCATGGAAGCTTTGGGAAGTCACTTGACCAACAAATACTCCGAAGGCATGCCTGGTGCCAGATACTACACTGGGAATCAATACATCGACCAGATTGAGAATCTCTGTATCTCAAGAGCTCTTAACGCCTTTGGTCTTGAATCTGATAAATGGGGTGTTAATGTTCAGCCCTATTCTTGTACCTCTGCCAATTTCGCCGTCTACACCGCGCTTTTGCTTCCCGGTGAGCGGATCATGGGGCTCGATTCTCCTTCCGGTGGACACATGAGTCACGGCTATTGTACTCCTGGTGGGAAGAAGATCTCCGCTACGTCAATCTTCTTTGAGAGCTTTCCTTATAAAGTGAACCCCCAAACTGGGTTTATTGATTACGATAAGCTTGAGGATAAGGCTCTTGATTACCGCCCCAAGATTCTTATTTGTGGAGGCAGCTCCTACCCTAGGGACTGGGATTTTTCAAGGGTTAGACAGATTGCTGACAAGTGTGGAGCTGTTTTGATGTGTGATATGGCTCATATTAGCGGTCTTGTTGCCACTAAGGTTTGTATCTTCTACTTTCTTTCTTGTTTATTTGTTCATTAGCTCTTAGGTTTTACATTTGATTGTCTTGCTCTTGAATCGTAAAATTTGTGGTTCAAAAGCTTTAGATGGTTGACTACTTTTCTAATCAAAGTCCTCTTCTGTAATGAATTTGAATGTTAGAGTATTTTGAAGCTAAGTTTAAATTTAAGGAAATAATAACTGTATGTTTGTGTGTCACTGTCACGTAAGGATATGGTTTGAAACTAATCCAGTGTAATTTATTTCtcacttttatttgttttgtttgtcatCAACAGGAATGTTCTAATCCATTTGATCACTGCGACATAGTTACCTCCACTACCCACAAAGGTCTACGTGGTCCCAGAGGAGGCATCATTTTCTACAGGAGAGGACCTAAGATAAGAAAGCAAGGCCATCACGCTAGTCATTGCGACAGTTCCACGCACTATGATTTAGAGGAGAAGATCAACTTTGCTGTTTTTCCCTCGCTACAAGGAGGTCCTCACAACAACCATATCGCAGCTCTCGCCATTGCCTTGAAACAAGTGGCTACTCCAGAGTACAAAGCTTACGTACAACAGATGAAGAAAAACGCTCAAGCTTTAGCATCAGCTCTGCTTCGAAGAAAATGCAGACTGGTTACAGGTGGCACAGACAACCATTTGTTGCTCTGGGATCTCACTCCTTTGGGCTTAACTGGTACGATAAGTCATTCAACCTTACCACACACTGATCCTAATGTTAGAGTTTTGTCTGATTTGTTTTTAATGCGGCTGATTTGCAGGGAAAGTCTACGAAAAGGTTTGTGAGATGTGCCATATAACCTTGAACAAGACTGCTATATTTGGTGACAATGGTACAATATCTCCTGGCGGTGTAAGGATAGGTAAGCTCACAGATTTATTTCACATTTCTCACATTCTTATTTATTACTATATAGCTTCTTTGCCTGAACTTGAGGGGTTTTAACCAATAGGGACACCGGCGATGACAACTCGAGGCTGTATAGAGTCTGATTTCGAGACAATAGCGGATTTTCTGATGAAAGCGGCTCAGATAACGAGTGCGTTGCAGAGAGAACATGGCAAGTCACACAAGGAGTTTGTGAAGAGTCTATGCTCTAACAAAGACATATGTGATCTGAGAAACCGAGTTGAAGCATTTGCTCTGCAGTATGAGATGCCTGCTGCTTCTCAGATGTGAATTGAAATGAAGGAAAATTCTACCGAACCGCTTTGTTTGATTTTCTCCCGGGGCATTTTTTGAGTTATATCCTGTAAATTagagtaattatatatatatatatatatatatatatatatatatatatatatttgtcttgATATTTGATTGCACAATTTCTTTATTGTAATTCTAGACATGTTTCTACACAGTTGGTTTTCCTAACCTTATTAGGGAAACATAAAATTTCCAACTAAATTTAGttaaagttgacaaaaaaaaaactaaatttagttAAACTATTAGGTAAAGCACCAGGTAATCTTACTGTCTTGCGTCTAACCTGATGCAACAACCTACTGAACCATGTCTCCAAGAAAATTCTACGCTGctgagaaaagaaaaggaatCGCCCACACTGGAAAGGAAGCACCGCGCAAAAGAATCTGTGCATCTAGCTTTGGTAGAGATGCTCAACTTCAGATAACCATGCCTAGAACATTTGGTTGTATGATGATTTAACCACAATTTAGTTGTATCTACAATTGAATGA from Raphanus sativus cultivar WK10039 chromosome 8, ASM80110v3, whole genome shotgun sequence includes:
- the LOC108822376 gene encoding serine hydroxymethyltransferase 7; this translates as MDLSGSDSKFSFGFGCSHASSMSPTPRIPIADDSINLQVDPSFRSSPATFSPIPLQLLEQKVAVQKEEEETPKKKDEKEDEHFRILGHHMCLKRQRDCPLLLAQSKHPRRTIVDTDLESRRAAVRAWGDQPLHLADPDIHEIMDKEKQRQTKGIELIASENFVCRAVMEALGSHLTNKYSEGMPGARYYTGNQYIDQIENLCISRALNAFGLESDKWGVNVQPYSCTSANFAVYTALLLPGERIMGLDSPSGGHMSHGYCTPGGKKISATSIFFESFPYKVNPQTGFIDYDKLEDKALDYRPKILICGGSSYPRDWDFSRVRQIADKCGAVLMCDMAHISGLVATKECSNPFDHCDIVTSTTHKGLRGPRGGIIFYRRGPKIRKQGHHASHCDSSTHYDLEEKINFAVFPSLQGGPHNNHIAALAIALKQVATPEYKAYVQQMKKNAQALASALLRRKCRLVTGGTDNHLLLWDLTPLGLTGKVYEKVCEMCHITLNKTAIFGDNGTISPGGVRIGTPAMTTRGCIESDFETIADFLMKAAQITSALQREHGKSHKEFVKSLCSNKDICDLRNRVEAFALQYEMPAASQM
- the LOC130499025 gene encoding serine hydroxymethyltransferase 7-like, encoding MSPTPRIPIADDSINLQVDPSFRSSPATFSPIPLQLLEQKVAVQKEEEETPKKKDEKEDEHFRILGHHMCLKRQRDCPLLLAQSKHPRRTIAGGDTDLESRRAAVRAWGDQPLHLADPDIHEIMDKEKQRQTKGIELIASENFVCRAVMEALGSHLTNKYSEGMPGARYYTGNQYIDQIENLCISRALNAFGLESDKWGVNVQPYSCTSANFAVYTALLLPGERIMSYSDTTFWNGSSSVIRIRIFLSRPNSHPYFHVSHKKIQPKTK